One stretch of Streptomyces sp. A2-16 DNA includes these proteins:
- a CDS encoding 3-hydroxybutyryl-CoA dehydrogenase, protein MTAIKHVGVVGAGQMGRGITEVCARAGLHVTLCDVSEDRARAGLAGVADSLLKAEKRGAVTPGDRALALAGVSATDDLSRLARADLVIEAAVEDEGAKTELFRQLDKVMHPAAVLASNTSSIPIARLAAATGRPEAVVGLHFFNPVPVMPLVEVIPSLHTSRDTELRVRAFAGEILGKKTVVAQDRAGFVVNSLLVPYLLAAVRMVSSGTATAEDIDTGMTAGCAHPMGPLRLADLIGLDTVAAIGEALYEEYREPLYAPPPLLRRMVESGLLGRKSGQGFFDYRVA, encoded by the coding sequence ATGACAGCGATCAAGCACGTAGGCGTCGTAGGGGCGGGCCAGATGGGCCGGGGCATCACCGAGGTCTGCGCTCGGGCCGGGTTGCACGTCACCTTGTGCGACGTGAGCGAGGACCGGGCCCGGGCCGGGCTGGCGGGCGTGGCGGATTCCCTGCTCAAGGCGGAGAAGCGCGGTGCTGTCACGCCCGGGGACCGCGCGCTCGCCCTGGCCGGAGTCTCGGCCACCGACGATCTCTCCCGCCTCGCAAGGGCGGACCTGGTGATCGAGGCCGCCGTCGAGGACGAGGGGGCCAAGACCGAGCTGTTCCGGCAGTTGGACAAGGTCATGCACCCGGCCGCCGTGCTGGCCAGCAACACGTCCTCCATCCCCATAGCCAGGCTCGCGGCGGCCACCGGCCGACCCGAGGCGGTGGTGGGCCTGCACTTCTTCAATCCGGTGCCCGTGATGCCACTGGTCGAGGTGATCCCCTCGCTGCACACCTCGAGGGACACGGAACTTCGCGTGCGTGCCTTCGCGGGCGAGATTCTGGGCAAGAAGACGGTCGTGGCCCAGGACCGCGCCGGTTTCGTGGTGAACTCCCTGCTGGTTCCCTACCTGTTGGCCGCGGTCCGGATGGTGAGTTCCGGCACGGCGACCGCGGAGGACATCGACACCGGGATGACCGCCGGTTGCGCTCACCCGATGGGCCCGCTGCGTCTCGCCGATCTCATCGGGCTCGACACCGTCGCGGCGATCGGTGAAGCACTGTACGAGGAGTACCGGGAACCGCTCTACGCCCCGCCCCCCTTGCTGCGCCGCATGGTCGAATCCGGGCTGCTGGGCCGTAAGTCGGGACAGGGGTTCTTCGACTACCGGGTGGCCTGA
- a CDS encoding electron transfer flavoprotein subunit beta/FixA family protein, whose product MNIVVLVKQVPDTAAARTLSETDHSLDRANTDLVLDEINERAAEEALTLKETTDAEVTVVSMGPDSALDAIRKVLAMGADRGIHIRDDRLQGADVVSTAKVLAAAVRTVADVDLVLAGNATTDGQASAVPAVVADLLGLPQLTHVRALALDAGRVRAERETESGQVTLEAPLPALVSVTEKINEPRYPSFKGIMAAKKKPVVTIGLDDLFPDADDTGFLVTRTRVLEAVPRPARVAGVRVTDDGSAGRQLAAHLIARKLL is encoded by the coding sequence GTGAACATCGTCGTACTCGTCAAGCAGGTCCCGGACACCGCGGCAGCCCGCACCCTGTCCGAGACCGACCACAGCCTCGATCGTGCGAACACCGACCTCGTCCTGGACGAGATCAACGAGCGTGCCGCGGAAGAAGCCCTGACGCTCAAGGAGACGACGGACGCAGAGGTCACCGTCGTGTCCATGGGACCCGACTCCGCGCTCGACGCCATCCGCAAGGTTCTGGCGATGGGCGCAGACCGTGGAATCCACATCCGCGACGACAGGCTCCAGGGCGCCGATGTGGTGAGCACCGCGAAGGTCCTGGCGGCCGCCGTACGGACCGTGGCGGACGTGGACCTGGTCCTCGCCGGCAACGCCACGACCGACGGACAGGCGAGCGCGGTCCCGGCCGTCGTCGCGGACCTGCTCGGTCTGCCGCAGCTGACCCACGTACGCGCACTCGCCCTGGACGCGGGGCGGGTGCGTGCCGAGCGCGAGACCGAGAGCGGTCAGGTGACGCTGGAGGCGCCGCTGCCCGCGCTGGTCAGCGTCACCGAGAAGATCAACGAGCCGCGCTATCCCTCCTTCAAGGGCATCATGGCCGCGAAGAAGAAGCCGGTGGTGACGATCGGCCTCGACGACCTGTTCCCCGACGCGGACGACACCGGGTTCCTGGTGACCCGTACGCGCGTGCTGGAGGCCGTCCCGCGTCCGGCGCGGGTCGCCGGGGTCCGCGTCACGGACGACGGCTCAGCCGGCCGGCAGCTCGCAGCGCACCTGATCGCCCGGAAACTCCTCTGA
- a CDS encoding acyl-CoA dehydrogenase family protein, with translation MNAKPLKDPLELFDLASVLTEEEREIQSTVARFLADRVSPHIGEWFENAHFARELAPELGKLGVLGMHLDGYGCAGTNAVSYGLACLELEAADSGFRSFVSVQGSLSMFSIWKWGSEEQKQEWLPRLAAGEAIGCFGLTEPDFGSNPSGMRTKAVREDGDWILNGSKMWITNGGIADVATVWAQTEDGIRGFLVPRGTPGFTTQDIKQKMSLRASITSELYFDNVRLPDSARLPHAEGLRGPLSCLNEARFGILFGAVGAARDSIQAAIDYADSRVQFDKPISAFQLTQKKLADMTVSLGGAALLAVHLGRLKDQHRIRPEQISVGKLNNVREALAIARECRTVLGANGISLEYSPLRHANNLESVLTYEGTSEMHTLVVGQAITGHPAFR, from the coding sequence ATGAACGCCAAGCCGCTGAAGGACCCCCTCGAACTGTTCGACCTCGCCTCCGTCCTCACCGAGGAGGAACGCGAGATCCAGTCCACCGTGGCCAGGTTCCTCGCCGACCGGGTTAGCCCGCACATCGGTGAGTGGTTCGAGAACGCCCACTTCGCCCGCGAACTCGCTCCAGAACTTGGCAAGTTGGGGGTTCTCGGCATGCATCTCGACGGGTACGGCTGCGCAGGCACCAACGCCGTCAGCTACGGGCTTGCCTGCCTGGAGCTGGAAGCGGCGGACTCGGGCTTCCGCAGCTTTGTGTCCGTGCAAGGCTCGCTGTCGATGTTCTCCATCTGGAAGTGGGGCTCCGAGGAGCAGAAGCAGGAGTGGCTGCCACGGCTCGCCGCCGGCGAGGCGATCGGCTGTTTCGGCCTGACCGAGCCCGACTTCGGCAGCAACCCCTCCGGGATGCGTACCAAGGCGGTCCGCGAGGACGGCGACTGGATCCTGAACGGCTCCAAGATGTGGATCACCAACGGCGGTATCGCCGACGTGGCCACCGTGTGGGCGCAGACCGAGGACGGCATCCGCGGCTTCCTCGTGCCGCGCGGGACGCCCGGCTTCACCACCCAGGACATCAAGCAGAAGATGTCGCTGCGGGCGTCGATCACCTCGGAGTTGTACTTCGACAACGTACGGCTGCCCGACTCGGCCCGGCTGCCGCACGCGGAAGGCCTGCGCGGACCGCTCTCCTGCCTGAACGAGGCCCGCTTCGGCATCCTGTTCGGAGCGGTCGGCGCCGCCCGCGACTCGATCCAGGCGGCCATCGACTACGCCGACTCCCGGGTGCAGTTCGACAAGCCGATCAGTGCCTTCCAGCTCACGCAGAAGAAACTCGCCGACATGACCGTGTCCCTGGGCGGCGCCGCACTGCTCGCCGTACACCTGGGGCGCCTGAAGGACCAGCACCGCATCAGGCCCGAACAGATCAGCGTCGGCAAGCTCAACAACGTACGGGAGGCCCTCGCGATCGCCCGCGAGTGCCGCACCGTCCTCGGCGCCAACGGCATATCCCTGGAGTACTCGCCGCTGCGTCACGCCAACAACCTGGAGTCCGTCCTCACCTACGAAGGCACCAGCGAGATGCACACGCTGGTCGTCGGACAGGCGATCACCGGCCACCCGGCGTTCCGCTGA
- a CDS encoding CoA transferase — translation MDTQDNAPDGRVGEADGTARTALHGLRVADFSRVLAGPYATMLLADLGADVVKVERPGIGDETRAWHPPADRNGTSTYFLGVNRNKRSVVLDLATETGLEQARSLIAASDVLVENFRPGTMERLGLGPRELRARHPALIYCSISGFGSGAGATIPGYDLLVQAVGGLMSVTGTADGEPVKAGVALVDVITGLHASLGILAALRHRDATGEGQLVEVNLLGSLLSAMVNQASAYAVAGVVPGRMGNAHPSIAPYETLPTADRPIALAVGNDRQFTALAEVVGDPGLALDDRFRTNADRVAHRVALRDTLTKRFRAAGADHWTTVLLAAGVPAGPVNSLDDAFAFAHKLGLPGIVDIPASPADGEDPGAHRQVAHPIGLSGTPAQYRLPPPRLGQHTAQILDDPSDPSISRH, via the coding sequence ATGGACACCCAGGACAACGCCCCGGACGGACGGGTCGGCGAAGCCGACGGAACGGCACGCACCGCACTGCACGGACTGCGTGTCGCCGACTTCTCCCGGGTCCTCGCGGGCCCGTACGCCACCATGCTCCTCGCCGACCTCGGCGCGGACGTGGTGAAGGTGGAGCGACCGGGCATCGGGGACGAGACCCGGGCCTGGCACCCGCCCGCGGACCGGAACGGCACCTCGACCTACTTCCTGGGCGTCAACCGGAACAAGAGGTCCGTCGTCCTGGACCTCGCCACCGAGACCGGCCTCGAACAGGCCCGCTCCCTGATCGCCGCGTCGGACGTCCTGGTGGAGAACTTCCGCCCCGGCACGATGGAACGGCTGGGGCTCGGGCCACGCGAACTCCGGGCCCGGCACCCAGCGTTGATCTACTGCTCGATCAGCGGTTTCGGCAGCGGCGCGGGTGCCACGATCCCCGGCTACGACCTGCTCGTACAGGCCGTCGGCGGTCTGATGAGCGTGACCGGGACCGCGGACGGGGAACCGGTGAAGGCCGGCGTCGCCCTGGTCGACGTGATCACCGGGCTGCACGCCTCGCTCGGCATCCTCGCCGCCCTGCGGCACCGGGACGCCACCGGCGAAGGTCAGCTCGTGGAGGTGAACCTGCTCGGCTCGCTGCTGTCGGCCATGGTCAACCAGGCATCGGCCTACGCCGTCGCCGGGGTGGTTCCCGGCCGCATGGGCAACGCGCACCCAAGCATCGCCCCGTACGAGACCCTCCCGACCGCGGATCGGCCGATCGCCCTCGCGGTGGGCAACGACCGGCAGTTCACGGCACTCGCCGAGGTCGTCGGAGACCCCGGTCTCGCGCTCGACGACCGCTTCCGCACCAACGCCGACCGGGTCGCCCATCGCGTCGCACTGCGCGACACCCTGACCAAGCGCTTCCGCGCTGCGGGCGCCGACCACTGGACCACCGTCCTGCTGGCCGCCGGAGTGCCGGCCGGACCGGTCAACTCCCTCGACGACGCCTTCGCCTTCGCCCACAAGCTGGGTCTCCCGGGCATCGTCGACATCCCCGCCTCACCCGCCGACGGAGAAGACCCCGGGGCCCACCGCCAGGTCGCGCACCCCATCGGGCTGAGCGGCACGCCGGCGCAGTACCGCCTGCCCCCGCCCCGACTGGGCCAGCACACCGCACAGATCCTCGACGACCCGTCCGACCCCTCGATCTCCCGACACTGA
- a CDS encoding electron transfer flavoprotein subunit alpha/FixB family protein — MPDVLVLVDHDGERVHKSTYELLAAARRLGDPAAVLVGTPGTSARLKESLARHGATGVHAAESAEAGEFVGSLAVDALLLAVRTVSPAAVLVSATTDGKEVAGRLAARLDAGLLIDAVDLDSSGAVTQVVFGGSYTVRSEVSHGIPVIALRPGSFEPEEHPVEAVEHELVLPPIDPAGSARVIARRATPAGDRPELTEASVVVSGGRGVGGADGFEVVEELADALGGAVGASRAAVDAGYYPHQYQVGQTGKTVSPQLYIALGISGAIQHLAGMQTSRTIVAVNKDPDAPVFAVADYGVVGDLFSVAPQLTREVAARRGVA; from the coding sequence ATGCCCGACGTCCTCGTCCTCGTCGACCACGACGGGGAACGCGTCCACAAGTCCACGTACGAACTCCTGGCCGCCGCCCGGCGGTTGGGCGATCCGGCGGCCGTGCTCGTGGGCACGCCCGGCACATCGGCCCGCCTCAAGGAGTCCCTCGCCCGACACGGCGCAACCGGCGTCCACGCGGCCGAATCCGCGGAGGCGGGCGAGTTCGTCGGCTCGCTCGCCGTCGACGCCCTGCTGCTCGCGGTCCGGACGGTCTCTCCCGCCGCCGTCCTGGTCTCCGCGACGACCGACGGCAAGGAGGTGGCCGGGCGTCTCGCCGCACGGCTGGACGCCGGGTTGTTGATCGACGCGGTCGACCTGGACTCCTCGGGGGCGGTCACTCAAGTCGTCTTCGGCGGGTCGTACACCGTGCGCTCCGAGGTCAGCCACGGGATACCCGTGATCGCCCTGCGGCCGGGTTCCTTCGAGCCGGAAGAACATCCCGTGGAGGCCGTGGAGCACGAGCTCGTCCTGCCGCCGATCGACCCGGCGGGATCCGCCCGCGTCATCGCCCGTCGCGCCACCCCTGCGGGTGACCGGCCCGAGCTCACCGAGGCGAGCGTCGTCGTCTCCGGCGGACGCGGCGTCGGAGGGGCGGACGGCTTCGAGGTGGTGGAGGAACTGGCCGACGCCCTGGGCGGTGCGGTGGGCGCGTCCCGGGCCGCGGTCGACGCCGGCTACTACCCGCACCAGTACCAGGTGGGGCAGACCGGCAAGACGGTGTCTCCCCAGCTGTACATCGCCCTGGGCATCTCCGGGGCCATTCAGCACCTCGCCGGGATGCAGACGTCCAGGACCATCGTGGCGGTCAACAAGGACCCCGACGCACCCGTATTCGCCGTGGCCGACTACGGCGTGGTGGGCGACCTGTTCTCGGTGGCTCCCCAGCTCACGCGAGAAGTCGCTGCCCGCCGAGGGGTCGCCTGA